The Kribbella sp. HUAS MG21 genome includes the window TTCTTCCTCAGCTTCGCCACCGGCAAGCTCACGCCGTGGCTGGCGACCGAGTACAAGTACAACGACGACCACACCGAACTGACGCTGAAGTTCGACCCGAAGGCGCACTGGAACGACGGCCAGCCGCTGGGCGCGAAGGACTTCCGGTTCACCGTCATGGCGCTCAAGGACCGGCCCGACCTGTTCGGCGGCGGCGGCGAGCTGAAGGAGTTCGTCAAGTCCGTCGAGGTGCCGGACCCGCAGACCGCGGTGGTGAAGTTCCTGAAGCCGACGCCGCGGTTCCACTACAACTTCATCGCGGCGATCGCGGGCGCGCCGAACAACATCATGCCCGAGCACATCTGGAAGTCGCAGGACCTCACGAAGTACAAGGACAACCCGCCGGTCCGCTCCGGCCCGTACAAGCTGAAGCAGGCGATCCGGAACCAGAAGATGTTCGTCTGGGAGAAGGACCCGAACTACTGGAACAAGGACAAGCTCGACGTCAAGCCGCAGTACGTCGTCTTCCAGAGCACGTCGAAGCAGCTCGACCAGGCGTCGCTGGCCTTCGAGCGCGCTGAGTTCGACGTCGGCTCGATCGACACCCAGCACGCCACCCAGCTGAGCAACACCGGCTACCCGAACCTGGTCACGACGCAGTTCCATGACCCGAACCCGCGGGTGATGTGGCTGAACTGCGACCCGGCCCGGGGCGTGATGGCGGAGCCGAAGATGCACTGGGCGATCAACCACTGCCTCGACCGGGAGAAGATCGGGACGTCGGTGTGGGACGTCAAGGTGCCGCCCGCGATCTACCCGTGGGCGGACTACCCGACCAACGAGAAGTGGAAGAACGACGGCCTCGCCGAGAAGTACAAGTTCGAGTACAACCTCGACAAGGCGACCCAGCTGCTCGACGAGATCGCGCCGAAGAACGCGGCCGGCAAGCGCACGTACAAAGGCAAGGAGATCAACCTCGAGATCATCACGCCCGCGCAGGTCGACAAGGCCGAGTACGCGATCGCGAACGTGCTGAAGGCCGATCTCGCCAAGGTCGGCGTCCCGGCCACGCTGCGCAGCCTGTCCGGCAGCGTGCACGACGAGAAGTTCCAGCGCGGCGAGTACGACATCGACTCCAGCTGGGCCGGCTTCGCCATCGACCCGGCGCAGCTCTACACCGACTGGGACAGCAGCAAGGCGCAGCCGGTCGGCAAGAACGCCGCGGGCAAGAACAAGATGCGGTTCAAGGACCCGGCGTTCGACGAGATCGTCCGGAAGCTGACCGGGATGGACCCGGAGAGCGAGGAGGCCAAGCCGCTGCTCGAGCAGGCGCTGGAGATCTACTTCCAGAAGCTGCCGTTGCTGCCGGTGATCCAGACCGGGTACCCGCAGTACTTCAACACCGCGTTCTGGAAGGACTGGCCGACCGACGACAACCTGTACGAGGTGCCGCTGAACTGGTGGCCGCACTTCATCTTCGTGCTCGGCAAGATCAGCGCCACCGGGCAGAAGGGACCGGCGTGACGGCGGAAGCCCCGCCGGTGGTCGCTGTCGACAAGAGCCAGGACTCCGCACCCGCGTCGGGGGTGCGGGCCTGGCTGTCGCGGCATCCGCTGGCGGCGTACGC containing:
- a CDS encoding ABC transporter substrate-binding protein; protein product: MNDAPRPQYEDVADVVRYQLTRRSMIGGGAAALTAFLAACSGSGSYSDKPANAKPSATKSIQIGKANIPVPRDQTVIVGQVEYTVFDSFNGMIPNGSPGGAGVELATEPLFFLSFATGKLTPWLATEYKYNDDHTELTLKFDPKAHWNDGQPLGAKDFRFTVMALKDRPDLFGGGGELKEFVKSVEVPDPQTAVVKFLKPTPRFHYNFIAAIAGAPNNIMPEHIWKSQDLTKYKDNPPVRSGPYKLKQAIRNQKMFVWEKDPNYWNKDKLDVKPQYVVFQSTSKQLDQASLAFERAEFDVGSIDTQHATQLSNTGYPNLVTTQFHDPNPRVMWLNCDPARGVMAEPKMHWAINHCLDREKIGTSVWDVKVPPAIYPWADYPTNEKWKNDGLAEKYKFEYNLDKATQLLDEIAPKNAAGKRTYKGKEINLEIITPAQVDKAEYAIANVLKADLAKVGVPATLRSLSGSVHDEKFQRGEYDIDSSWAGFAIDPAQLYTDWDSSKAQPVGKNAAGKNKMRFKDPAFDEIVRKLTGMDPESEEAKPLLEQALEIYFQKLPLLPVIQTGYPQYFNTAFWKDWPTDDNLYEVPLNWWPHFIFVLGKISATGQKGPA